Within Flavobacterium pisciphilum, the genomic segment CAATTTACTGATTATCATATTATTTAGTTTTTTAGAAAGGTCAATTTTTCGTAAAAATAACAGCAAACTAGTTTTCTAAAAATTGAATAAAAATTCCTTTACTCAGGATATGAATTTTTGGAAAGCATTCCATAGGTTATTCTAGCATCATTTTTTAATTCTAATCTGTAGGTACTGCCCGCAAACTTTCCTTAACTCATTATCATTTATTGATTTTACATATGATAAGATATATGATATTCTATTAAAAGTCCATTAAGAAATTTTACTTAAAGCTTTCACTCGAAACGGACTAAAAGGGCAGCCAAGATAGTGCCCGCCGTATGCTGCATGCGCATAATGGCTCCGCTCACGCTTGCGCCACCCTTCGGGACTTATAGCACTCCGCATCCGTTAACCGGTCACTTGATTCTTGCTTTCTTTTTTCCCGTTTTTTCGTTTTGAAAACAATTTTTGTTAGGGCAGGATTAGAGAGAAAGTAAACAGTAGTAATCCTTAAAATTAAAATTATGGAAATCACAGGACGCATAACAGCAAATTCTGTTGTTCACAAAGTGGGCAATGACAAACAAGTGGTCAATTTCAGTATTGCCATAAACGACAATTACAAACCCAAAGGTAGTACCGAAGTAAAAGAAGTAGTAACCTATATTAATTGTTCGTATTGGTTAAATGCAAAAACAGCCGACTGGCTTAAAAAAGGAGCAATTGTACAATTGTTCGGGCGTATTGGTATGAATGTATATAGTAACAACGAAGGCAAAGCAATAGGTAGTCTTACGTTCCACACAAATAATATCAAGATTTTGGCTTTTGCTAAAAAAGCAGAACAGACCCAAACTGAAATAACACCCCAATCCAACGAGGGAGTAAAACAAGAACCCGCAGACGACCTGCCTTTTTAATCCATTCAAACAATAACATTTTAAATTTAAATATCATGGCACATCATATAAATTACAACGAGCAAAGCCAAAAACACAGTTTTTTCAGCGTAAAAGAAAAAGCATGGCATAATTTAGGACAGATAATATCGGACTACCCAACAAGCGCAGAAGCTATTGCGCACGCAGGATTAGATTACGAAGTCGAAAAACGCAAGCTATTTACACCCTGTTCTCAGGAAATTATTGTAAATAATGAAACCACCCACAATAAAATCGAAGTACCAAATTATTTCAGCACGGTACGTACTGATAACAATGCCGTTTTGGGTGTAGTGGGTAAGGACTATCAAATCGTACAAAACAGGGATGCTTTTTCTTTTTTCGATAGCATCGTTGGTGGTGAAGGTATTCTATACGAAACCGCAGGGGCTTTGGGTAAAGGCGAACGCATTTTTATAACCGCTAAACTACCCGATTACATCAGGGTTGGCAATGACGACCTTATCGAAAAATACCTGTTCCTTACCACCTCACACGACGGAAGCGGAAGCATAACAGCCGCTTTTACGCCTATACGAATTGTATGCGCCAATACCCTTAATGCCGCTATGCATAGTAAAACGAATACCGTACGCATTCGTCATACTTCCAATGCCAAACAACGTTTGGAACAGGCACATAAGGTAATGGGCATATCGGATATGCTATCGTCACAAATGGAATCTATTTTCAACGATTGGACAAAAGTACGCATCACAGATAAAGAGGTTAAAAAACTCATTTCGTTCGCTCTTGTTCCCAACAAGGAGGTTTTAAAATCCATACAGGATGGTAAAGAAGACGAACTTTCTACCTGTTTTACCAATATGGTGGATAGTGCTTTTGAGTACGCCATGAGTGACCCCACACAACTCATGGATACCACCAAAGGAACGGTGTTTGGGGCGTACAATAGCGTAACGGGTTACTTTCAGAATGTCCGAAACTATAAAGACGATGAAGCCAAATTAACCTCTCTTTTAATGGGAGGAACAGGACAGCTACGTACACAGTCTGCATTCAATTTGTGTATGGATTTTGCGAGAAAAGGCACAGATGCATTATTGCTAAACTAATCCAATAGGTACAGGCACAACCTGCCTGTACCTATTTTTTATCCACTTAAAACGCAACATTATGAATTTCTTTCAATCTCTAATCGCCTTGCAGGTTGCAGGCGACTGGAAAATAAACATAGTAAAAGAAACTGCCGACAGGCTTATCGTATCAGTATTGTTTTTCAATGATGCTATTGGCGATGAGGCACGTAAAAAAGTGCCGCCTATACTACTTAAAGGTACTGCCGAGGAATTGGATGCAGGATTTTTTGAAGCTATTGCAGAGCCTGTAAAAGATACGGCACAGTTATTTGCCAATATGGAGCAGTTCCTCAAAGAATCGGCACAGGCAAAAATTAGCTCGCAAATGGAAAAGGACAACATC encodes:
- a CDS encoding DUF932 domain-containing protein, whose protein sequence is MAHHINYNEQSQKHSFFSVKEKAWHNLGQIISDYPTSAEAIAHAGLDYEVEKRKLFTPCSQEIIVNNETTHNKIEVPNYFSTVRTDNNAVLGVVGKDYQIVQNRDAFSFFDSIVGGEGILYETAGALGKGERIFITAKLPDYIRVGNDDLIEKYLFLTTSHDGSGSITAAFTPIRIVCANTLNAAMHSKTNTVRIRHTSNAKQRLEQAHKVMGISDMLSSQMESIFNDWTKVRITDKEVKKLISFALVPNKEVLKSIQDGKEDELSTCFTNMVDSAFEYAMSDPTQLMDTTKGTVFGAYNSVTGYFQNVRNYKDDEAKLTSLLMGGTGQLRTQSAFNLCMDFARKGTDALLLN
- a CDS encoding prtrc system protein e; translated protein: MNFFQSLIALQVAGDWKINIVKETADRLIVSVLFFNDAIGDEARKKVPPILLKGTAEELDAGFFEAIAEPVKDTAQLFANMEQFLKESAQAKISSQMEKDNILKIGKEKTEMQKKYEEAMKKADELEALGKFKEAWMKVPQADQYPEHKDIIHKRKAELSDKFPIDLFNDPNTKESC
- a CDS encoding single-stranded DNA-binding protein — its product is MEITGRITANSVVHKVGNDKQVVNFSIAINDNYKPKGSTEVKEVVTYINCSYWLNAKTADWLKKGAIVQLFGRIGMNVYSNNEGKAIGSLTFHTNNIKILAFAKKAEQTQTEITPQSNEGVKQEPADDLPF